The genomic DNA CATGAAGACCTCTGCAAAGCCAATTCCATAAGCCCTTGGATCTCTGCTCTTTTCTGCTCAGGCTTAACGAATGACCATTTCTGCATGGGGGAAGTTCAAGGTTGGAGAAGATTTATAGAGGTAAACACCAACCATATGACCTATGGCTAAAATAATATGGTTAAACAAACATTACCTTATGATAAattgaaaaaataaaggaaTCTGTCCAGTCAGCTAATTCCATGAAATGATACCGCCGCAGAGCTAGCAGATGTGCATGAAGATCAAACCCCTCCTCAAGCAATTTCATTGTGAAGCTGCTAACATATTTATATCTTTTAAAGTTAAGGAACAAAGGGTAACAATTGGAAGAAACCTAGCTACATTTTGAGGGGGTTAAGATTTAGAATTAAAAAACACTGACaatattttcaagaaaaataacTAAAACTGTAGTACCATTTATCATGAGCTTGATATGAAAAGTTCTCAGTAACAGAAGCAGTTGATAAACAAGACTAATGGTAAAACAAAACTATATACACTAATTACATAATCAATTACAACTGGGCCAAATTAGACAAAGAGACCAATTAGAGACAGTACATCAAAACTTAGTGTTCAACAAAGTTGACTCTCTGATGTTCCGCATAGCTTTCTTAAAGCCCACAACTAACCAAACCTGGAACTATCTGCACTACAAATGCTTGAAGAACAGAACTGAAGAAAAAGCTCCAGGTTTCATATAAGAAAGCTGCAGAGTAAATATAAATACTGTAGTAGGGATCTTAAAAAACTATTAAGTGTTTTCTGATACTGATAGTAATATAGAATAACATAACAATGGTTCTTAAATAACTAAAGCTATAAATCATTTAATCATTAGGAAAGCTACAAGGATACTGAAGCAAAACTTCTTGCATGATGCACTTCTCAATAACAATATCAAGGGGCATATCAAACTCCGAGCTAAAATCCCCagctgttttttcttttgatttatCATTATATTGTAATGACTTCTCCCAGAATGCGCCACCAGAAGCACTTTCTTGAAGATTAACTTCTGCCACTTCTCCTGAGGAAGTAAGGTATGCCTGACTTCTTGCCTCAGCTTGAAGAAGCTTGCTAGAACAATCAGGCTGTCCAGAAGGCTGAGTCCTGGGCTGTACAACTGTTGCTGCTCCATTTACAGATTCAACAAGGCAGGACGGGCTCCTTTCACAATATACTTCACATGGATCTGTGACTGACTCGAAATCAAAGCTGGCAAGTGCTCGGTTCTTGCTTTTATGTTGCAAATCACTCTCCGTATGACAACAAGCTGCATTCCTCAGTATGGGGTTCAAACTGAGATTGTAAGGAATGCTAGTATTCCATGCCTGATTTATCTTACCAGACTTCTCATAGTGTTTACTGTTCAGTAGTCTAGGAGACCCTGATTCAGAATGTAATGGATAAACTACATTACCATGTGATACTTTCTGTACTGAACTTTTATGATCAGTATATAAGAACTCCTCAACTGAATTCATTTTTTCGGATGAGCAACAGGTTCTCTTCATAAACCTGTCAAATGGTGAAAACTGACTATACTGATAATCCAATTCTAAAGCGTCAAGCGCCGCATTATGCTTAATATTCTGTGAGTGCATAGGAACATGTCTGTAACTCAAGTTGTCATCTTTCTCAGACTCATCAATAGGGCTTGCATGATTTATCCCATGGTGAACTGAACTGGCTTGGGAAGAAAGCAGCTTTCTGGTAACCAAGGAGCATTTTGCTTCACCTGTACTTGTACAGTATGGTGAGGACATGGAACTAGACAAATCGTCACAAGCTCTAGCACTCTCAACTTCAACATCATCCATAGAGGTATAAGAAGAGCATTCTGAAGATTCCAAGGGATCCTCTTTATCTGAAGATTCTTGTGAAGTTGAAGAAGCATCATTATCTTTTTCATCTGCAGCCCTGACATAAGAAAACATAAATCAGACAACAACAAGGGACTTATAATGTCCATTGTCTGCTAATGGCATAAGTAAGCATAAGTGCTATCTATACAGAAAGATGAGTGGAAACAGCAACTTTGAGACCCTGTTTGAAACATGGGGAAATTCCTATTTGCGGGGGACCAAACTGTATCCTATGAAATTTGCACAATTCAAATATGCCCACAAACAGCAATTGCAGGAAAATTAAAATGAGGACATACATCTTGCAAGCAAGTGCAGCATCGCTGTCTCCATAGTACAGCTCAGCATCTGAAACTGATGTAGCCAGATGGTCCGTCCCCTTATGTAGGAAGTTCGATGCAGTATCAAAAGGAATCACCTGAAGTACAACCTTCTGTCAGCATAGTGGCAAACAGAAGCGAAGGAGATGAAGAGTAGAAGGTGAATTGATACAAACGCCAACATAAAAGCATGTATTCTTGCTTCTGCTAGAGCAAAACCCAGAGAAGAAGTAGGTGCTGGAGATAAAAGCAGAGTGTAATTCAGTTATGTGACTAGACCTCAACATTCGAGAAAAAGTGTTGCAGCTTCTCCATCATCAACTTGTACATAGCATCCCTTTTGCATGTTACTGCCTCCACACTACTTTTTGAGAACGTAAATGAATTCATTGAAGACTCAATTGGCGTATCAAACCACGGGAGAACTCCCTCCATACGAATGGTATTATGAGAGGGATAAGCATCTCGTCCAGTAGCAGAAAGATTGCAGGATTTTAGAAGCttcaagagcacttgaagctGCTGGCCAGTACGCAAAAGAGGATGGCATATCTCCTTTAGAAAACATGGAGCAGATACATGATTTCTTCCCTGTTGACAGCAGATCATGATAAAATGAGGTTAGATATAATATGAAATGAGTAGTAAACTAAATGACAGTGACTACGAATGGATTTATGTTAACAATGGGTCATATCCTTCGGTTTCTGATGTAAAAGGTAAATCGTATTAACAGAGGAGAAAAATTACATAAAGCTTTTTATATTTGAAGTTTCACTGAAGAAAGCAATATTTTACCTTCAAGGGGAAGAGTGTAAACTCATCTAGTATGTCAGAAGAGTCTCCTCGAGCATCCTTATTCTCAGTTTGTGTAATGAGAAATTCCTCATAAGGGTCATCAACAGAAGCTCGGTAAATCCATGACTTAATGAAGTTAAAGTATGGTTCACAAGAACGAATGAAGAGATACTTCAGAAATCCATAGTGAACTGGATCAGCATCCTAAATTGAGGTAAAACAAAATGGAGAAAAAATCATTCAGCATTTCACGTAGTAAAATTTTATGTTATATCAGTATATGTATAAGATGAACAAGACATATATGACATAAACAAAAAGTAGCACTCAATTTGGTGGAAACCAACCAAGCAACTGCAGATACATGGACAGGATGATAAAATCATACGAGCAACTAtatagaaaacaaaacaaaggatgATCGCCGGAAAGAGCGTCACACCCAAGAAAGGAGATGCATTATGCTAGAACTATCAAATCTACTTTCGTTACATGAAGTAACAAATTCAGGTGTCATCAAATGGGCATCCAATATCTTGCCTTTGCttattataaaagaaagaggTAGGTACTAATATCTTtgacaacccccccccccccccaaaaaaaaaagaacatgggGCACTTCAAAGTAATAAAATAGGCACTTGATAGATTCCATTTGAAACTCCCTGGTGCATTTGGGGAATATGTAATAAGAGGTAGGGCCACACTTCAGAGAATAAAAACTGAAACCAGTAAGGTCTACAGTCTACCCGACAGTACACTAATATTTTTGGAAAGTAGAACATCTAGTAATAGTAACTGGCCTACATTCAAGAAAAAAGCAACTAGCCTACTTGGAAGGTAAGTACATCAAGTATGAATATACACTTTATGAGAATGAGATATTAATTAACAAATGTAAATCTAAGATCTGATCTGATTACAAATACATGTAAAACCAATAAATTAACAAGCATATAACTCATAAAGCAGCACATGGCTAGAATTTCCTTTAGAAGTATGATTAAATCAGAAAAAGCAAAGGGTTCAAAACCTAAATCGTAAGATGATGTCTTACACGAAGATGGACATACAGATAGGAAAGCAAATCAGTGCCCCGTGGGAAATTCTCAAACTCCACATTTGCATCAGTATTCAAACCCTCCTGGCACAATGTAAGACCTGCAAACTTAGGGAAACAAATATTTCCAAGGGACTTAACATGCCTTCTTAATTCCTCAGTGTGTAGATAAACTTCCAGAAGAGTGACTTCTGAAGTGGAATTGCAACTCACTCCATCTGAAATCTTGGAAGGCATACATTGTGCAAATGAACGCCTGAGCTTAATTGATGCTGGTAAAGTATTCAAGGAACATAAATAGCCTTCCAGGGCCTTTTCAACTGCTGCAGCAAATGCTTGGTTTACTAGACTGAAAGGTTGATGCTGCTCAGTGTCTTTATCATCAGAACCTTCACATTCATGTCTTCCTCCACTTGCACAATTCTTTTCTCGGCTTTGGATAAGATAAAAGTGCACAAACTTGCAAAGGAAGAAGACCGCAAGACCTGTTGAGCGTATAGATTTGAGAATGTGCCCCACGGATGTAGTGCTGGATGAATGTGACCACACATTAGCGACACGACTAGAGGTCCTGTCAGCCGGATTCGAGGAGAACACCATGAAAAGCTCATCAATCTCATCTAACGATGATTTGACACCATGCAGGGCATGTAAAGCCAAACGAACCAAAGCATCATCCTGCACAACATGGGCGATCATCAGATTCACAACTGCATAATTTGAAATAGATTGGCACTCATATTATGAAACAGTAGTCgcactaattttttttctacaaatGGTGGCATGAATGCAGAGTTTAAGTAGTGGATCCAACAACTAAACGTTCAGTGAAACAGAGATCTCCCCTGATAAAAATCCCTAATCAAGCAACTCGCCCTCTACTCTCTCCAACTGCTCGAAATGGCACCCAatcaaagcaggttgggagGTAGATTTCACTTACAGTAACCGATGCGAGCTCGTAGATCGGCTCGTGACGGGGGCTCCCTCCGAGGCCTGAGGTACGAGCGGCGCCGCTCTCGGGGCTGATCGACTCCCAGGTTCCCGGCGGCGTCCAGGGACCGTCCACGCGGAGGGTGGAGAGCAGCGACGAGAGGCTGGAGGCGGCCGCCTCCATACCCTCCCGGCAGGGCCTAGCTAGGGTTTATTGCCCTCCCCCGTGACTTGATGAAATGTAGCTCCGCCCTTCTGTGCGTAagcgagatggaggaggaggaggccgaggatgGTGCTGGTGGCTCGGgcctggcgggcggcggcgccaaggTTCGCCGGCGAGGGACTGGCGAAGGttggtggtgactggtgagaaTGGGGAAATGGAATTTCGAATTGGAGCGAGCGCCCGGATGGGCCTTTTCGCCTGATGATTTTTGATATGGGCTCTGGCTCGGTTGATTTCAGCCCAAACCATAACAAGGCCTGCGTCTGGTCGACGACGAATGTGTCTCACACTtacgctgttttttttttttaacattacaAGCGTTTGAATATCTGTGTGATTTTCATATTTGATAGATTGTGCTGCGCGCCTGCCGTGCGCCTGTGCGTTCTCACACTCGCACTGTGTGACTCGACCAAATCCATTTCTGAGCTTATCACAGATGCTTTACCAATGTTAACCAAAGCAACACATGcgcctttcaaaaaaaaaaaaaagcagcacaTGTGCAGCTACAATTATGTAATTATGTATAATGGAGGATATGCGAAGCAGGAATTTGTGAAAATCCCTACCTTTGGCTCGCCTTCAATAGGTTTTAAAGATATGAAGTTATCAGGCCGTCAAAATATCTTTTGGGGGAACGAACGGGCCTGCAAACAAATTTAACCCGTGAAAGATGTCTTGAACACGTCGAGTTCAATCCATAAATCTGCATATGTTTGTAATTCAGTCTGAATCGGAATCTCTGAGCACAAAAATTTAATCGCGCAAAAGAGACAAAGTGTCCATCTTCTTGATGACCACAACCAAATCAAAAGTCAGATACTAGTAGCATGAATGTTTCAAACTGGGTGGACGACTTCATCAGTTCATCTTGCAGTGCACCACTACATCAGCCGTGAACGGTGGTGTGGATGTGAACTGTACAACTGCAACAGCAGAACGTTGATCTGCTCTTGCTCTGCATGCACTCTTCTGGGCTCAGCTCCATTATAAAGCCAGTGAAAGAAATAAGAGAGGGCAGGGAATGAATAGAAAGGGCTTTGCATCCTTTCTAATCAGGGATCACCGAGGATTCCCAAAGTGCAACTGAATTAATCAATTCAGTGTGAACAGATTCAGCTAAGGCTGAAGAGATAGCAAAAGCAAAGGGGTGGCCAGGGAGGGGGCAGGGTGTTCCGGTTTCGAAACTTTctaatccgacggacgaccgcCACCGGCGAATGCGTAGAAGACGTGAGGAGAGAACGAGGAGGAGGTATTCTCTGAGAGTTGGGCCGGCCAATACCCACGAACATACGCCGGGCAGGCTCTGCTACGGGCTACGGCCATCCGCCGCGGACATCGCCGTCGCTTCGTCGCCGGTGGCCCGGCTCGGAAAATACTGCGGGGATGGGAAGCGGAAGGAGAGAGCCATGGGAAGAGTGGAAGTACATTCGCGACGGTGAGGCGGCGGTCGCCGTCACCGGACGAGAGAGACTGCGGAGGTTTAGGGGTTTTTCTGAAACTATTTGGATCGCGGGGAGTTTATtggaaatatttggatcgcgattaagggggtgtttggttccacgcaCTGAAGTTTAATcgttatcacatcgaatatttagatactaattaggagaattaaatagactaattataaaactaattgcacagatggaggctatttcgggagacgaatctattaagtctaattaattcatgatttgacaatgtgatgctacagtaaatatgtgctaatcatgaaaatgtgatgctatagtaaatatgtactaatcatgaattaattagacttaatagattcatctcgcgaattagcttccatctatgcaattaattttataattagtcttatgtttagtcctaataattagtatttaaacattcgatgtggtAGGACGTGGAACCAAACTTTCCctaatagtcgcgatccgatTTAGGGGTCATATGTAAATACATGGATCAATTTAGGGGTCTTTCTGCAAATAACTTGTACGACGAATCCGCCTCGCCGGCTCAAtgtcccggcgccggcg from Setaria italica strain Yugu1 chromosome VII, Setaria_italica_v2.0, whole genome shotgun sequence includes the following:
- the LOC101766023 gene encoding uncharacterized protein LOC101766023 isoform X2, translating into MEAAASSLSSLLSTLRVDGPWTPPGTWESISPESGAARTSGLGGSPRHEPIYELASVTDDALVRLALHALHGVKSSLDEIDELFMVFSSNPADRTSSRVANVWSHSSSTTSVGHILKSIRSTGLAVFFLCKFVHFYLIQSREKNCASGGRHECEGSDDKDTEQHQPFSLVNQAFAAAVEKALEGYLCSLNTLPASIKLRRSFAQCMPSKISDGVSCNSTSEVTLLEVYLHTEELRRHVKSLGNICFPKFAGLTLCQEGLNTDANVEFENFPRGTDLLSYLYVHLRDADPVHYGFLKYLFIRSCEPYFNFIKSWIYRASVDDPYEEFLITQTENKDARGDSSDILDEFTLFPLKGRNHVSAPCFLKEICHPLLRTGQQLQVLLKLLKSCNLSATGRDAYPSHNTIRMEGVLPWFDTPIESSMNSFTFSKSSVEAVTCKRDAMYKLMMEKLQHFFSNVEVIPFDTASNFLHKGTDHLATSVSDAELYYGDSDAALACKMAADEKDNDASSTSQESSDKEDPLESSECSSYTSMDDVEVESARACDDLSSSMSSPYCTSTGEAKCSLVTRKLLSSQASSVHHGINHASPIDESEKDDNLSYRHVPMHSQNIKHNAALDALELDYQYSQFSPFDRFMKRTCCSSEKMNSVEEFLYTDHKSSVQKVSHGNVVYPLHSESGSPRLLNSKHYEKSGKINQAWNTSIPYNLSLNPILRNAACCHTESDLQHKSKNRALASFDFESVTDPCEVYCERSPSCLVESVNGAATVVQPRTQPSGQPDCSSKLLQAEARSQAYLTSSGEVAEVNLQESASGGAFWEKSLQYNDKSKEKTAGDFSSEFDMPLDIVIEKCIMQEVLLQYKYVSSFTMKLLEEGFDLHAHLLALRRYHFMELADWTDSFIFSIYHKKWSFVKPEQKRAEIQGLMELALQRSSCDYDPYKERLFIYMREQPIFSFDASACGLDLLDDILLGYKAEWPVNIVIREDTLKIYAEIFCYLLQVRFAVFSLTEVWRFLKV
- the LOC101766023 gene encoding uncharacterized protein LOC101766023 isoform X1 codes for the protein MEAAASSLSSLLSTLRVDGPWTPPGTWESISPESGAARTSGLGGSPRHEPIYELASVTDDALVRLALHALHGVKSSLDEIDELFMVFSSNPADRTSSRVANVWSHSSSTTSVGHILKSIRSTGLAVFFLCKFVHFYLIQSREKNCASGGRHECEGSDDKDTEQHQPFSLVNQAFAAAVEKALEGYLCSLNTLPASIKLRRSFAQCMPSKISDGVSCNSTSEVTLLEVYLHTEELRRHVKSLGNICFPKFAGLTLCQEGLNTDANVEFENFPRGTDLLSYLYVHLRDADPVHYGFLKYLFIRSCEPYFNFIKSWIYRASVDDPYEEFLITQTENKDARGDSSDILDEFTLFPLKGRNHVSAPCFLKEICHPLLRTGQQLQVLLKLLKSCNLSATGRDAYPSHNTIRMEGVLPWFDTPIESSMNSFTFSKSSVEAVTCKRDAMYKLMMEKLQHFFSNVEVIPFDTASNFLHKGTDHLATSVSDAELYYGDSDAALACKMAADEKDNDASSTSQESSDKEDPLESSECSSYTSMDDVEVESARACDDLSSSMSSPYCTSTGEAKCSLVTRKLLSSQASSVHHGINHASPIDESEKDDNLSYRHVPMHSQNIKHNAALDALELDYQYSQFSPFDRFMKRTCCSSEKMNSVEEFLYTDHKSSVQKVSHGNVVYPLHSESGSPRLLNSKHYEKSGKINQAWNTSIPYNLSLNPILRNAACCHTESDLQHKSKNRALASFDFESVTDPCEVYCERSPSCLVESVNGAATVVQPRTQPSGQPDCSSKLLQAEARSQAYLTSSGEVAEVNLQESASGGAFWEKSLQYNDKSKEKTAGDFSSEFDMPLDIVIEKCIMQEVLLQYKYVSSFTMKLLEEGFDLHAHLLALRRYHFMELADWTDSFIFSIYHKKWSFVKPEQKRAEIQGLMELALQRSSCDYDPYKERLFIYMREQPIFSFDASACGLDLLDDILLGYKAEWPVNIVIREDTLKIYAEIFCYLLQVRFAVFSLTEVWRFLKELTQLISRSSHSRPDVMKKLNFVMRVRHKVYHFLSTLQQYLHCHLSDISWRRFQHSLKNQVRDILDLEYVHMCYITDALDICFLSDESKQVATIVKSMLRLALELRSCFQILGNTCDLPENQLSNLHSLINFSQVDAIRTRFEGNIKDMYILHSKSSKYGELGLSRFWGYLNYNEYHSTKISRDMGSFCF